From Etheostoma spectabile isolate EspeVRDwgs_2016 chromosome 8, UIUC_Espe_1.0, whole genome shotgun sequence, a single genomic window includes:
- the dnajb9a gene encoding dnaJ homolog subfamily B member 9a — protein sequence MATAQSAVTFAVCILMITELILAKKDYYDILGVPKDATERQIKKAFHKLAMKHHPDKNKSPDAEVRFREIAEAYETLSDGTRRREYDQFGYTSAYFSGETQGRHRQGAHQPFSFNFDDIFKDFDIYSQNRHARHRRHFDEHSRYHKESHSRHKRHFQGGFGAGIFDDMHDDIERMFTFDRHTKQTDNRFHGASKQHCRTVTQRRGNMVTTYTDCTAS from the exons ATGGCAACTGCACAGTCTGCTGTAACGTTTGCAGTGTGCATCCTCATGATAACAGAGCTAATACTTGCCAAGAAAGACTATTATGATATACTGGGAGTGCCTAAAGATGCTACTGAGCGACAGATAAAAAAAGCTTTCCACAAGCTTGCAATGAAACATCACCCAGATAAGAACAAGAGCCCTGACGCTGAAGTGAGATTTAGAGAAATTGCTGAAG CTTATGAAACTTTATCAGATGGAACCAGAAGAAGAGAATATGACCAGTTTGGTTACACCTCTGCATACTTTAGTGGGGAGACGCAAGGCAGACATAGACAGGGTGCCCACCAACCTTTCAGCTTCAACtttgatgacattttcaaggACTTTGATATTTACAGCCAGAACAGGCATGCTCGCCACCGAAGACACTTTGATGAACACTCAAGGTACCACAAGGAATCCCACAGCAGACATAAGAGACACTTTCAAGGAGGTTTTGGAGCAGGTATTTTTGATGACATGCATGACGACATAGAGCGAATGTTTACCTTTGacagacacaccaaacagactgaCAACAGGTTTCATGGTGCATCAAAACAACACTGTAGAACAGTGACACAGCGCAGAGGAAATATGGTAACCACATACACAGACTGTACTGCATCGTAA